A stretch of Candidatus Thermoplasmatota archaeon DNA encodes these proteins:
- a CDS encoding DUF255 domain-containing protein: MRWREWSKEAFDEASRTDKLIMLDLSAVWCHWCHVMDETTYSDTRVIKTVNERFVPVRVDIDRRPDISERYNRGGFPTTTFLSNKGEFVWGATYVPPQDMIKVLQAILDAKASGEVDKALERGRMTYLDISKVWEKRAIPDSEFVDAIFEDIFSAYDVEFGGFGLQQKFPQPNAIDLMLRRYSKDWDQELVGAVENTLDRMAGGLYDREEGGVFRYSVTRDWREPHYEKMLETNIGFLKNAVHAFKILKRERYADLARGTASFIVKVLWDTDPGGFFGSQDADEEYYKLSIKERSMRKAPAIDRRIYAGWNAEGVKTMIEAGALLGEENWVSAGRSAWEYSKEHLWNPDAGLVRHLEGNEVYLFEDQVSFLKSLIAILEITNDPHLLATADSLVKSVERDFSSPEGGYVDVLKSDEAVGELGSPRRSLMANAEWAEAIALLGGVSRNLDLTKKAWDTLQSFSRKDVEAHGVFAAPYVSAWWTLAQGPMVVEIHGAAKMDPLSLPLWIAAKEALNPAAIAVVARDKMDFAARHDDPFAVVCTSVGCSKEITNADELKQKLRPVMASQI; this comes from the coding sequence ATCCGATGGAGGGAATGGTCTAAGGAGGCGTTCGACGAGGCCTCGAGGACGGACAAGCTAATCATGCTCGACCTCAGCGCTGTCTGGTGCCATTGGTGCCACGTCATGGACGAGACGACCTACTCCGACACTCGCGTCATCAAAACCGTCAACGAGCGTTTCGTTCCTGTGCGGGTCGACATAGACCGCAGACCGGACATATCTGAGAGATACAATCGAGGCGGGTTTCCAACCACCACGTTCCTATCCAACAAGGGTGAGTTCGTCTGGGGAGCGACATATGTGCCGCCTCAGGACATGATCAAAGTACTTCAGGCGATCCTGGACGCAAAGGCTTCCGGGGAGGTCGACAAGGCGCTGGAGAGAGGACGAATGACCTATCTGGACATCTCGAAGGTGTGGGAGAAACGAGCAATACCTGATTCCGAGTTCGTCGACGCGATCTTCGAGGACATATTCTCCGCGTACGATGTTGAGTTCGGCGGGTTCGGACTTCAACAGAAGTTCCCGCAGCCGAATGCAATCGACCTAATGCTCAGAAGATACTCCAAGGACTGGGACCAGGAACTCGTTGGAGCAGTCGAGAACACGCTGGACCGGATGGCCGGGGGGTTGTACGACAGGGAAGAGGGGGGAGTGTTCAGATACTCGGTCACGCGAGACTGGCGAGAGCCGCACTACGAGAAGATGCTCGAGACGAACATCGGCTTCCTCAAGAACGCAGTACACGCGTTCAAAATACTCAAGAGGGAGCGCTACGCCGACCTTGCGCGGGGAACGGCTAGCTTCATAGTCAAGGTGCTATGGGACACGGATCCAGGCGGCTTCTTTGGGAGTCAAGACGCCGATGAGGAGTACTACAAGCTGTCTATCAAGGAACGATCCATGAGAAAGGCGCCGGCTATTGACAGGCGTATCTACGCGGGGTGGAATGCGGAGGGAGTGAAAACGATGATCGAGGCCGGGGCGCTCTTGGGAGAAGAGAATTGGGTCTCAGCTGGCAGATCCGCATGGGAGTACTCCAAGGAGCATCTGTGGAACCCTGATGCGGGACTGGTCAGACACTTGGAAGGCAATGAGGTCTACCTTTTCGAGGACCAGGTGTCCTTCCTCAAGTCGCTAATCGCGATCCTGGAAATCACAAACGACCCCCATTTACTGGCAACGGCTGATTCCCTTGTCAAGAGTGTGGAGAGAGACTTCTCAAGTCCTGAGGGAGGCTACGTGGACGTCCTGAAGTCAGACGAAGCCGTGGGCGAACTCGGTTCGCCCAGGAGGTCGCTCATGGCTAACGCCGAATGGGCCGAGGCGATCGCGCTTCTAGGGGGCGTGAGTCGCAACCTCGATCTCACGAAGAAGGCATGGGATACTCTGCAATCATTCTCGAGAAAGGACGTCGAGGCACACGGAGTCTTCGCGGCTCCCTATGTCTCAGCTTGGTGGACCCTGGCCCAAGGACCGATGGTTGTCGAGATCCACGGCGCTGCCAAGATGGATCCACTCTCACTTCCTCTTTGGATCGCCGCAAAGGAGGCTCTGAACCCAGCCGCAATTGCTGTTGTGGCCAGAGATAAAATGGACTTCGCGGCGCGCCATGATGATCCGTTTGCGGTAGTATGCACGAGCGTGGGTTGCTCGAAAGAAATCACGAACGCGGACGAGCTCAAGCAGAAGCTCAGGCCAGTCATGGCCAGTCAAATCTAA
- a CDS encoding PhzF family phenazine biosynthesis protein, whose translation MKKARYVRVDVFAKKPFGGNPLAVFPEAENLTSREMQLLAKEMNLSETTFVLPPTKGSGADFRVRIFVPDMEVRYAGHPTLGTFYVLAREGRIKLKEPVTTVEMEVKAGVMPVEIHSSNGRVTEVVTVQNRPEFMRTFEDSDIFAEALSLNKSDFDTKRMPIQLVSTGLPWVIVPVKSRRAVENASGNIPAFTEAIRPLPKGVVDLYVTCLDPVERSSTTHSRGFSLVSKNVVEDPATGSASGCLGAYLVHHRLVPVKRVTKMINEQGYEIERASKISIEVRTSSTGDIESVRVGGTIVHMMDGTAFL comes from the coding sequence ATGAAGAAGGCCAGGTACGTGCGCGTCGACGTGTTCGCAAAGAAGCCGTTCGGGGGGAACCCACTTGCGGTGTTCCCGGAAGCGGAGAACCTCACGTCGCGGGAGATGCAGCTCCTGGCAAAGGAGATGAACCTCTCGGAGACAACTTTCGTCCTACCGCCGACCAAGGGCTCCGGGGCCGACTTCAGAGTCCGGATATTCGTCCCCGACATGGAGGTCAGGTACGCAGGCCATCCGACTCTGGGGACTTTCTATGTGCTCGCGCGAGAAGGCCGGATCAAGCTGAAGGAACCGGTGACCACTGTGGAGATGGAGGTCAAGGCGGGCGTGATGCCAGTCGAGATTCATTCGTCAAATGGAAGGGTCACGGAGGTCGTGACGGTCCAGAACAGGCCGGAGTTCATGCGCACTTTCGAGGACTCGGACATATTCGCGGAAGCGCTTTCGCTCAACAAGTCGGACTTCGACACCAAGAGGATGCCGATACAGCTCGTGTCCACCGGCCTGCCGTGGGTGATTGTGCCTGTGAAATCAAGAAGGGCAGTGGAGAACGCTTCAGGGAACATTCCAGCTTTCACGGAGGCAATCAGGCCTCTCCCGAAAGGCGTTGTGGACCTTTACGTGACATGTTTGGACCCGGTCGAACGCTCATCTACCACGCACTCGAGAGGCTTCTCCCTTGTCTCAAAGAACGTCGTCGAGGACCCGGCGACCGGAAGCGCCAGCGGTTGTCTGGGAGCCTATCTCGTGCACCACAGACTCGTCCCAGTGAAGAGAGTGACAAAGATGATCAACGAGCAGGGGTATGAGATTGAAAGGGCGAGCAAGATCTCAATCGAGGTCAGAACATCGAGCACAGGCGATATCGAATCTGTGCGCGTTGGCGGGACGATCGTCCACATGATGGACGGGACTGCCTTCCTCTAG
- a CDS encoding indolepyruvate oxidoreductase subunit beta — protein sequence MEHKEFSVYLSGVGGQGLVLLSNVIGSACAAAGIRALTGEQHGLSQRSGSINVHMRIGEEIRSPLIPIGGADALLALDSLEALRCVEYLRPGGVVLMNSRVQHPIIETEAHMKDKVAKYMSAEDVRSRLAQVTDKIAVLDALGIAKKAGNPLTENMVMLGAMSALEAFPVPIDALKQSIAENVPKKAVDVNLKAFDLGKQAAFEFLCNIVKCRE from the coding sequence ATGGAACACAAGGAGTTCAGCGTGTACCTGTCAGGTGTCGGAGGACAAGGCCTCGTCCTCTTGTCGAATGTGATTGGATCTGCGTGCGCAGCAGCAGGGATCCGCGCTTTGACAGGTGAACAGCACGGGTTGTCGCAGAGGAGCGGGTCCATCAACGTACATATGAGGATAGGCGAGGAGATACGCTCGCCGCTTATCCCCATCGGAGGCGCGGACGCACTCCTGGCGCTGGATTCGCTTGAGGCCCTCAGGTGCGTAGAGTACCTGAGACCCGGAGGCGTCGTGCTGATGAATTCGCGCGTGCAACACCCCATCATCGAGACGGAGGCGCACATGAAGGACAAGGTGGCGAAGTACATGTCAGCCGAGGATGTGCGCTCGCGCCTGGCTCAGGTCACGGACAAGATCGCCGTGCTGGATGCGCTCGGAATAGCGAAGAAGGCTGGCAACCCTCTGACCGAGAACATGGTGATGCTCGGGGCAATGAGCGCGTTGGAGGCGTTCCCGGTCCCGATTGATGCGCTGAAGCAGTCGATCGCGGAGAACGTCCCGAAGAAGGCAGTCGATGTCAACTTGAAAGCGTTCGATTTGGGAAAGCAGGCAGCCTTCGAGTTCCTCTGCAACATAGTTAAGTGCAGAGAGTAG
- a CDS encoding ferritin family protein — MANVKDILATAIEFEKFGVEYYMRFKDMVADEKAKPLMKGLADDEREHANILEKELKALGGKAEAPSKADVEKGLKEIFPEASRKGSIATRDAISALKLGIRTEERSIDFYTKNANVAGPDLKTIFDRLAKMERGHKEMLVENLRFLEDDGSWYGYVPFLD; from the coding sequence ATGGCGAATGTGAAGGATATCCTCGCGACGGCCATCGAGTTCGAGAAGTTCGGCGTCGAGTACTACATGCGCTTCAAGGATATGGTTGCGGACGAAAAGGCAAAGCCGCTCATGAAGGGCTTGGCAGATGACGAAAGGGAGCACGCCAACATACTGGAGAAAGAGCTCAAAGCGCTCGGAGGAAAGGCAGAAGCGCCCTCCAAGGCAGATGTGGAGAAGGGGCTCAAGGAGATATTCCCCGAGGCATCCCGAAAGGGTTCAATCGCGACAAGGGATGCAATCTCAGCTCTGAAGCTGGGCATCAGGACCGAGGAGCGCTCGATCGACTTCTACACCAAGAACGCCAATGTCGCAGGGCCCGACCTCAAAACGATCTTCGACAGGCTGGCGAAGATGGAGAGAGGCCACAAAGAGATGCTCGTGGAGAACCTGCGGTTCCTCGAGGACGACGGTTCCTGGTACGGCTATGTGCCGTTCCTAGACTGA
- the iorA gene encoding indolepyruvate ferredoxin oxidoreductase subunit alpha produces the protein MSSMEVAMDGPGKAFMICNEAIVRGALEADVKVVSEYPGSPTTEILDTFSEISPKFDFRMEISVNEKVALETCAGASMVGLRSMTAMKSVGMNVASDSFFSLSYTGVKGGMVVVVADDPHAHSSQTEQDGRPFGPNAYVPMLEPSDPAEAKRMVKSAFELSEKYSVPVLIRTTTRVNHQSGIVELEKLDRKPFAKIPWTHPPGRYVTVAEAARQFKHKLLDRTRLIEQEFEASDLNMVKDTGSDLGIVTVGAGYNYAVDAVRTLGINPSILKLGTTYPLPKKLIGDFLKKLKTVVVVEELQPYLELHVTAIAKDANPSIKIYGKWTGHFSESLEYNPNIVVDALAKVVGRNPPVDYSAIMAKAKEMKAGLPDRWPTFCPGCPHRATLHALKQAAKGMKHILSTDIGCYSMSFLDPINYGDSLLSMGACLGVAAGMQYAAQEKVVAMIGDSTFWHAGLPGLVNAIHHGDDFTLVILDNEVTAMTGQQPDPGRDYNAGGQPAKPLILEDVIKAMGISDITIVDPYQVKAAVEPMKQALSRKGPNVIISRRACALYADRNKRGRGEVIQTSKVDKNVCKKPYTCIREFYCPAISIDDEDRKAFITKELCDRCGVCAKLCPFGSIKLREGD, from the coding sequence ATGAGTTCTATGGAAGTCGCTATGGACGGGCCGGGGAAGGCGTTCATGATCTGCAACGAGGCGATCGTCAGAGGCGCCCTCGAAGCTGATGTCAAGGTGGTTTCGGAATATCCGGGGTCGCCCACGACTGAGATTCTCGACACCTTCTCGGAGATATCGCCGAAGTTCGACTTCAGAATGGAGATATCAGTGAACGAGAAGGTTGCGCTCGAGACCTGTGCTGGGGCCTCCATGGTCGGACTCAGATCGATGACCGCGATGAAGAGCGTGGGCATGAACGTCGCGTCGGACTCATTCTTCTCGCTCTCATACACAGGGGTCAAGGGCGGCATGGTGGTTGTCGTCGCAGACGACCCGCACGCGCACTCCTCCCAGACAGAACAGGACGGACGGCCTTTCGGGCCAAACGCGTATGTACCGATGCTGGAACCCTCCGACCCGGCAGAGGCAAAGAGAATGGTGAAGTCTGCCTTCGAGCTGTCTGAGAAGTACAGCGTGCCCGTCCTGATCCGTACGACTACAAGAGTCAACCATCAAAGCGGCATTGTCGAGCTCGAGAAGCTTGACCGGAAGCCTTTCGCCAAGATACCGTGGACTCATCCACCCGGACGGTACGTGACCGTCGCCGAAGCGGCGAGACAGTTCAAGCACAAGCTCCTGGATCGGACAAGGTTGATAGAGCAAGAGTTCGAAGCATCTGACCTGAATATGGTGAAGGACACTGGCTCTGACCTGGGAATCGTGACTGTCGGCGCGGGTTACAACTACGCCGTGGACGCTGTTAGGACCCTCGGGATCAACCCGTCAATCCTGAAACTGGGCACTACATACCCGCTCCCCAAGAAGCTGATAGGCGACTTCTTGAAGAAACTGAAGACGGTGGTGGTGGTCGAGGAGCTCCAGCCGTACCTCGAGTTGCACGTGACCGCGATTGCGAAGGACGCCAACCCATCGATCAAAATCTACGGCAAATGGACGGGCCATTTCAGCGAATCACTGGAGTACAACCCGAACATAGTCGTCGACGCCCTTGCCAAGGTTGTGGGCAGGAATCCCCCAGTCGACTACTCCGCCATCATGGCCAAGGCGAAGGAGATGAAGGCAGGCCTACCTGATAGGTGGCCAACGTTCTGTCCTGGATGCCCACACCGAGCGACGCTACATGCACTCAAGCAGGCGGCGAAGGGAATGAAACACATCCTATCGACCGACATCGGCTGCTACTCGATGAGCTTCCTCGACCCGATCAACTACGGCGATTCCCTGCTCAGCATGGGCGCATGCCTTGGAGTTGCGGCGGGAATGCAGTACGCGGCCCAGGAGAAGGTGGTCGCGATGATAGGTGACTCCACCTTCTGGCATGCGGGCCTCCCAGGGCTGGTCAATGCAATCCATCACGGTGACGATTTCACGCTCGTGATCCTCGACAATGAGGTCACTGCAATGACTGGGCAACAGCCGGACCCTGGTAGGGACTACAACGCTGGAGGCCAGCCCGCGAAACCCCTGATCCTAGAGGATGTCATCAAGGCCATGGGCATCTCGGACATCACGATAGTGGACCCATACCAGGTCAAGGCCGCTGTCGAACCAATGAAACAGGCGCTCTCCCGGAAGGGGCCTAACGTGATCATCTCGAGGAGAGCGTGCGCCCTCTACGCCGATAGGAACAAGAGAGGGCGGGGCGAGGTCATCCAGACGAGCAAGGTGGACAAGAACGTATGCAAGAAACCTTACACATGCATCAGGGAGTTCTATTGTCCTGCGATCTCAATCGACGACGAAGATAGAAAGGCGTTCATAACGAAGGAGTTGTGCGACCGGTGCGGTGTGTGCGCGAAGCTCTGTCCGTTCGGATCGATCAAGTTGAGGGAGGGTGACTGA
- a CDS encoding PH domain-containing protein codes for MARKAKLIPKKMLSSDERVMFEMRPSAWLYMKAASMALLIAMVSLIIFLWKWIPNAPSIPYLSDYLDGSDGDLVQWAFGGLFFVMFIFFSYRYLKWGSTVYAATDERIITQHGILNRTYEDIPVTMITNVDLAQSIGKRALGYGTIVFSTQGLSGAKKAGMVWEAVPNPFAVRRKIQEVMDVRVKPK; via the coding sequence ATGGCGAGGAAAGCGAAGCTGATTCCGAAGAAGATGTTGTCAAGTGATGAGAGAGTCATGTTCGAAATGCGCCCGAGCGCTTGGCTCTACATGAAAGCGGCCTCGATGGCGCTGCTGATCGCGATGGTCTCCCTGATCATCTTCCTTTGGAAGTGGATCCCCAACGCCCCGTCGATTCCCTACTTGAGCGACTATCTGGACGGGAGCGACGGCGACCTTGTTCAATGGGCCTTCGGGGGGCTGTTCTTCGTAATGTTCATCTTTTTCTCGTACAGGTACCTGAAATGGGGGAGCACCGTCTATGCTGCAACGGATGAGCGCATCATTACTCAGCATGGGATCCTGAACAGGACTTACGAGGACATCCCTGTCACCATGATCACCAACGTAGACCTCGCACAGTCCATAGGGAAGAGGGCGCTCGGGTACGGCACCATAGTCTTCTCGACCCAGGGATTGTCGGGCGCCAAGAAGGCAGGCATGGTGTGGGAAGCGGTCCCCAACCCCTTCGCTGTCAGAAGAAAGATCCAAGAGGTCATGGACGTCAGAGTCAAGCCGAAGTGA